Sequence from the Rhodohalobacter sp. SW132 genome:
TTTTGACCAGGTTATCCCATCCTTCCGGTTTGAGATCATTGCTGGTCACATCCACAAACTGGCTGTATTCGCTATCGGTAGCCAGGCTGACCGAGTAGGGATCGGTAACCTTGAAATTGTGAATCTCACCCGTTTCGTGATGGTAAACCTGCACATCAAACCGATAGAACATTCGGTCCCAGCCGGCCGGCCCATCAAACCGCCAGACGCCATCCCGTGGAGACGAATCAGCAGGATTGATCTCTTCCGCCAGGTTTTTCTCATCATCATACAACCTCAGTGTCACCGATTGTGCGGTAGGCGCCCAGAGGTTCAACCTGATGGAATCATCGCTATATACCGGGCCAAGATCGCCATCAAAAATAAACAGGTCATCGATCACTCCGTGAGTTTGTACTTGCGTAGCCTTGAGCGGACGGCCATCTTCATCTTTTGCAACGGTCACAAGTTGTCCTTTTAGTGCCTCATGAATTTGGTCATGGTTTGCATCGAGCGAATAAACCGGGCGATGTGAAATGTGACGAAATTTGTCCGCCAAAGCATCAGAAAGATCAGCATCAGGCGATAATGAAATCGATTCCCCTCCGGTAACTCCATAACCGGTGATTTGAATGTCGGCATCCTGGCTGTAATAAAGTTCGAATCGACTCGCATCTTCCCCGGCGTCCCATATCAGGCGATCGGACGAAACCCAGTGTGCGGCTGCGCCCTTAATAAAAATTTCTGAGGGTTCTGTTTGATCGATCTCCTGCTGCTCGGTTTGATGTGTGGAGGAACAGGCAGCCAGGAGTATTGCAAGAGTTGAAAGAGTTACCAGTGAAAGTTTTTTCATAAAACGTGAATAGGTCGATTCGTTGAGCTTTTTAAACATACTGGTCAAACTTACGGAATTAGGATTGATAATTCCCATTGAACCGAAATCGGTAAATCGTTTGTACCTGAAAAGATCATCAAAAAAACATGAGAAAATTTGCAATTCACTTTGTCTATGATTAATTGATGGTATTGCATGTCATATCGTTCGTGTTATAATTCATTGAATAAACCTTCATAAAATTATCATTATGACCATAAAAAAGGCATATCCTAAATCATTTTCTCACATAGGAATAACCGTTCCGGATATCGAAAAAGCAGTGAAATTCTACACAGAGGTAATGGGGTGGTATATCATTATGTCGCCCGATACAGTTGTTGAAGAGACGGATTCAGCAATAGGCAAAATGTGTATTGATGTATTTGGTGAAGGCTGGGGAGAGTTTCATATCGCTCATTTATCAACTTCTGATGGTATTGGAATTGAATTATTTTCTTTTCCGAAAGTTGAAAGCAAAGCCCCTGAATTTAATCCGTTCAATACCGGCCTTTTTCATTTCTGTATTCAGGACCCGGAAATTGAGGATCTTGTTGAGAAAATTGTTTCTCACGGTGGGAAACAGAGAATGCCGGTTCGGGAATACTATCCGGATGAAAAACCCTACAGAATGTGCTATGTTGAGGATCCATTTGGAGTTGTGTTTGAGATTTATAGTCATAGTTATGAACTCACATACTCATCCGGCGCTTATTCTGAATGATCCGATCTGTACAGATCAATAGGGTTGATTTCTGAATTTCTAAAAAATCAGGCATATGAAAAAAACAAAAATGTACCTATTGCTGAATGTGTTATTCTTATTGATGATTGTTGTCGTGATGCTTGGCAATCAGCATGTATCTGAAGATGCAGATCAGGTTCAAATCATGACAGTCAATGGTCCTGTTTCT
This genomic interval carries:
- a CDS encoding lactoylglutathione lyase family protein; amino-acid sequence: MTIKKAYPKSFSHIGITVPDIEKAVKFYTEVMGWYIIMSPDTVVEETDSAIGKMCIDVFGEGWGEFHIAHLSTSDGIGIELFSFPKVESKAPEFNPFNTGLFHFCIQDPEIEDLVEKIVSHGGKQRMPVREYYPDEKPYRMCYVEDPFGVVFEIYSHSYELTYSSGAYSE